One genomic window of Bacteroidota bacterium includes the following:
- a CDS encoding GvpL/GvpF family gas vesicle protein, translating to MKEETRTRLSELILEELSEKIKRQETLRRKLEAFTDLPVEKVAEAILKQFEYLLSSDLRELIVHLIEQEVQEEEFSARAKAESEMAAREAESSGETPEPIPPSPAEVEPAGRDDRVKVDSGYSTESIMEHFGPKEPFPSEPMDIELAADDWFYIYGFSYAPDSTGKGQPVRKLALKGIDNEGNIFIVDYGDVRFYMHRMNAADYTRDNAGKPTLSSKKSSDLKYNHERILNILRGEDVLVPVAFWTVIQGHQNIITVIEDRYVNLLKALIDVHDTVEWDVDVLSLDEFLLHLPAVIEEQKGRPAQRDLKHPASKGRDIKLTEKVIFREKTFAQEIHNELLLHAIKAKVDYMIRLDSAIMDDWKSILSVRYSIGKEKRRVFCQAISRLQDQYGNFRLMFRMTNPSSRFALLS from the coding sequence ATGAAGGAAGAAACCCGGACACGGCTCTCGGAACTCATCCTCGAGGAACTCTCCGAGAAAATAAAGCGGCAGGAGACTCTCCGGCGGAAGCTTGAAGCGTTCACCGATCTGCCCGTGGAGAAAGTCGCCGAAGCGATCCTCAAGCAATTCGAGTACCTCCTCTCAAGCGATCTGCGGGAACTCATCGTCCATCTCATTGAACAGGAAGTGCAGGAGGAGGAATTTTCCGCCCGGGCGAAAGCGGAATCCGAAATGGCGGCGCGTGAAGCCGAATCTTCCGGAGAGACTCCGGAGCCCATCCCGCCGTCGCCGGCAGAGGTGGAGCCGGCGGGCCGTGACGATCGGGTGAAGGTGGATTCCGGCTATTCGACAGAATCGATCATGGAGCACTTCGGTCCGAAGGAGCCCTTTCCCTCGGAGCCGATGGATATCGAACTCGCGGCCGACGACTGGTTCTACATCTACGGGTTCAGCTACGCGCCGGACAGCACGGGCAAGGGTCAGCCGGTGCGGAAGCTCGCGCTGAAGGGAATCGACAACGAGGGGAATATCTTCATCGTCGACTACGGCGACGTGAGGTTTTACATGCACCGGATGAATGCGGCGGACTACACGCGTGACAACGCCGGGAAACCGACGCTCAGCTCCAAGAAATCGTCCGACCTTAAGTACAACCACGAACGGATTCTCAATATCCTCCGCGGAGAGGACGTCCTCGTCCCGGTCGCCTTCTGGACGGTGATCCAGGGGCATCAGAACATTATTACCGTCATCGAGGACCGGTATGTGAATTTGCTCAAGGCGCTGATCGATGTGCACGACACCGTCGAATGGGATGTCGACGTTCTCTCGCTCGATGAGTTTCTGCTCCATCTCCCCGCGGTGATCGAGGAGCAGAAAGGCCGCCCGGCGCAGCGCGACCTGAAGCATCCGGCAAGCAAGGGTCGGGACATCAAGCTCACGGAGAAGGTGATCTTCCGCGAGAAGACCTTCGCGCAGGAAATTCACAACGAGCTCCTCCTTCATGCGATCAAGGCCAAAGTCGACTACATGATCCGGCTCGACAGCGCGATCATGGACGATTGGAAATCGATCCTCTCCGTCCGGTATTCCATCGGCAAGGAAAAACGGCGCGTGTTTTGCCAGGCGATTTCTCGCCTCCAGGACCAGTACGGAAACTTCCGCCTCATGTTCCGGATGACGAACCCCTCCAGCCGTTTCGCGCTTCTTTCCTGA
- a CDS encoding DMT family transporter, translated as MVYFSLIFQSLISSGTHLVAKVVVRDIEPVGLTMIRSALAAAGLLIIMLIRRTRSSIAREDYGRILLLSFLAIPANQFLFLTALRHTTASNASLMYAATPAVVLVISAVGGKERLTLKKLLGVSIAFGGILLVVFEHGIDLASDYTFGNLLLVAAVVSWSFYTVKGRPMILKYGAFQTSALTMILGTVLYLPVGAVNAIEFDYSQLTPMHWAGLAYLSLGTSIFAYFLWYYALGRIEASKVAIFTNLQPVMTTLLAFFLLGQPISLIFIIGGAITLAGIVLTQFG; from the coding sequence ATGGTATATTTCTCTCTGATATTCCAGTCGCTCATTTCGAGCGGAACCCATCTCGTGGCAAAAGTAGTGGTGAGGGATATCGAGCCGGTGGGGCTGACGATGATCCGGTCGGCCCTGGCGGCAGCGGGCCTCCTGATCATCATGCTCATACGCCGGACCCGGAGTTCGATCGCGCGGGAGGATTACGGGAGGATTCTGCTCCTCAGTTTTCTCGCGATTCCGGCGAATCAATTTCTCTTCCTGACGGCCCTGCGGCACACGACGGCGTCCAACGCCTCTCTCATGTACGCCGCGACCCCCGCGGTCGTGCTTGTGATTTCAGCGGTGGGAGGGAAGGAGCGACTGACCCTGAAGAAATTGCTCGGGGTGTCGATTGCGTTCGGCGGGATCCTCCTTGTCGTCTTCGAGCACGGAATCGACCTTGCCTCCGATTATACCTTCGGCAACTTGCTCCTGGTCGCCGCCGTCGTTTCGTGGTCGTTTTACACGGTAAAAGGACGGCCGATGATTCTCAAATACGGCGCATTTCAGACGAGCGCCCTGACGATGATCCTCGGGACGGTGCTCTACCTGCCTGTGGGTGCCGTGAATGCGATTGAGTTCGATTACTCGCAGTTGACTCCCATGCACTGGGCAGGCCTCGCCTACCTCTCCCTGGGAACCTCGATCTTTGCATACTTTCTCTGGTATTATGCCCTGGGAAGGATCGAGGCGAGCAAGGTGGCCATCTTTACCAACCTCCAACCTGTGATGACGACGCTCCTGGCGTTCTTCCTCCTTGGGCAGCCGATCTCGCTCATCTTCATCATCGGCGGGGCTATCACACTCGCAGGCATCGTCCTCACACAGTTTGGATGA